One genomic segment of Terriglobia bacterium includes these proteins:
- a CDS encoding response regulator yields the protein MALSALVVDDSMLIRHTVCRVLEGRGFLVESATNGVEALELLVNLQPDLIVTDLQMPKMDGYQFMAALKKDPKTATIPVVVLAQRQSTEQSTDDRARWVIFKDIDIADQLRRAVETILPASTIR from the coding sequence ATGGCTCTATCTGCCTTAGTCGTGGACGACTCCATGCTCATCCGCCACACGGTTTGCCGTGTGCTGGAAGGGCGCGGATTTCTTGTGGAATCTGCCACGAACGGCGTAGAGGCCCTGGAGCTTCTTGTCAACTTGCAGCCGGACCTGATCGTAACCGATCTGCAAATGCCCAAAATGGACGGTTACCAGTTCATGGCCGCGTTGAAAAAAGATCCGAAAACCGCCACCATCCCGGTGGTGGTGCTGGCGCAACGGCAGTCTACCGAGCAATCCACCGATGATCGCGCGCGCTGGGTGATTTTCAAAGACATTGATATCGCCGACCAGCTTCGCCGCGCCGTGGAAACTATTTTGCCGGCCAGCACAATCCGCTAG